One genomic segment of Thermovibrio guaymasensis includes these proteins:
- the modD gene encoding ModD protein — protein sequence MVTFTESEIDKLIEEDVPYFDLTTYLLDIGNKEGTISFSARHEIVVCATEECKRIFDRFNLKVLKFTSSGTQVPPKEVFLKAKGKAEAIHKVWKVTQNLLEYGSGIATRTRNLVNLAKSVNPDVEIVTTRKTLPLSKKICIKGILAGGALPHRLGLSETVLIFEQHSKFLGGLEELLKKLPSLKKRVPEKKVTVEVNSVEEAFLALKAGADVVQIDKFSPEEVKKVVEFKERNFPSAKVAAAGGINESNIKTYASTGVDIIVLTCAYFGKPADIKVQIEPC from the coding sequence ATGGTAACCTTTACAGAAAGTGAAATTGATAAACTCATTGAAGAGGACGTTCCCTACTTTGACCTAACAACCTATTTACTGGATATTGGAAATAAAGAGGGAACTATAAGCTTTTCAGCAAGACACGAAATAGTAGTCTGTGCAACGGAGGAGTGTAAAAGGATTTTTGACAGGTTCAACTTAAAGGTCCTTAAATTCACTTCCAGCGGAACTCAAGTGCCTCCCAAGGAAGTGTTCCTTAAAGCAAAAGGCAAAGCTGAAGCAATACATAAAGTATGGAAGGTAACTCAGAACCTTCTTGAGTACGGCTCCGGAATAGCAACGAGAACAAGGAACCTAGTTAACCTTGCTAAAAGCGTAAATCCAGACGTAGAAATCGTTACAACGAGGAAAACTCTTCCCCTTTCAAAGAAAATCTGTATAAAGGGTATCCTGGCCGGTGGAGCTCTCCCCCACCGTTTAGGTCTATCTGAGACTGTCCTAATCTTTGAACAACACTCAAAGTTCCTGGGAGGATTGGAGGAGCTCTTAAAGAAATTACCCTCTTTAAAGAAGAGAGTTCCTGAGAAAAAGGTCACAGTAGAAGTTAACTCAGTTGAAGAAGCCTTTTTAGCGCTGAAGGCCGGCGCCGATGTAGTTCAGATTGATAAATTCTCACCGGAAGAGGTTAAAAAGGTCGTTGAGTTTAAGGAAAGGAATTTCCCTTCTGCAAAAGTAGCAGCCGCCGGAGGGATAAATGAGAGTAACATTAAAACCTACGCCTCTACAGGGGTTGACATAATAGTCTTAACCTGTGCTTACTTTGGAAAACCTGCAGACATAAAGGTACAGATAGAGCCATGCTGA
- the modB gene encoding molybdate ABC transporter permease subunit, with product MLDPQALFSIKLSLKVATVSVMMIFILGLPLSYALAKKDFPLKNLVDTLITLPLVFPPVVTGYLLLLILGRNGPVGSVLYKLFNTGIVFTWYGAVVASFVAGFPLFVKSSKAAIESVDENLIKVSYTLGKSELYTFFKVVLPLAKSGIIAGLVLSFARALGEFGATLMLAGNIPFKTNTIPLEIYSAVSGGDFERANILTAVSAGISIVIIYLINRLSQEGKRW from the coding sequence ATGCTAGACCCGCAAGCTCTCTTTTCAATTAAACTCTCACTTAAGGTTGCTACCGTATCAGTTATGATGATTTTTATACTCGGACTTCCACTTTCCTACGCCCTTGCAAAGAAGGACTTTCCTTTAAAAAACCTAGTTGACACACTTATAACCCTTCCACTAGTATTCCCTCCGGTAGTAACAGGATACCTTCTCCTTCTAATTCTTGGGAGAAACGGCCCCGTAGGTTCCGTTCTATATAAGCTCTTTAATACGGGAATAGTCTTCACGTGGTACGGAGCCGTCGTTGCCTCATTTGTTGCCGGCTTCCCCCTCTTTGTAAAGAGCTCCAAAGCCGCAATTGAATCTGTTGACGAAAACTTAATAAAGGTTTCCTATACACTGGGTAAAAGTGAACTCTACACATTCTTTAAAGTTGTTTTACCTTTAGCAAAAAGTGGCATAATCGCTGGGCTTGTCCTTTCCTTTGCAAGGGCTTTAGGGGAGTTTGGAGCAACTTTGATGCTTGCAGGTAATATCCCATTTAAAACAAACACGATTCCCCTGGAAATATACAGCGCTGTTTCAGGAGGAGACTTTGAGAGGGCAAATATCCTAACTGCCGTTTCAGCAGGGATCTCAATTGTGATCATCTATCTAATTAACAGGCTCTCCCAAGAGGGAAAGAGATGGTAA
- the modA gene encoding molybdate ABC transporter substrate-binding protein produces the protein MRLIFLLIITLLLNLPAFGEELFISSAMGAKELISEVGKEFEKKTGHRLIFNFSSSGKLASQIEAGAPADVYISASKEWMEYLIEKGLIEKGNSQPFAKTSLVLVTPKNSKLSSLEEAGRIAVGDRLAPVGKYTLETLKKLALYEKLKGKLIFAPTVRQITIWTVTGNVDAGIIFYSDYLKFKNKLRLLKTFPDNLHSSIKFYAGVVSSSKKDELAKEFVQFLLSQDERELRKFGFLKVNGSK, from the coding sequence ATGAGGCTGATTTTCCTTCTAATTATAACTCTTCTCCTTAACTTACCTGCTTTTGGAGAGGAACTCTTTATCTCTTCTGCAATGGGAGCTAAAGAGCTAATTTCTGAAGTTGGAAAAGAGTTTGAGAAAAAGACGGGCCACAGGCTAATCTTCAACTTTTCATCCTCAGGCAAACTTGCAAGTCAAATTGAGGCTGGAGCCCCGGCCGACGTTTACATATCGGCCTCTAAAGAGTGGATGGAGTACTTAATTGAAAAGGGACTCATAGAGAAGGGAAATTCCCAACCCTTTGCCAAAACATCGTTAGTTCTTGTAACACCAAAGAACTCTAAACTGTCATCACTAGAGGAAGCAGGGAGAATAGCAGTCGGGGATAGACTCGCTCCCGTAGGAAAGTACACTTTAGAGACCCTAAAAAAACTCGCCCTTTACGAAAAGTTAAAGGGAAAACTCATCTTCGCTCCAACTGTAAGGCAAATTACTATCTGGACAGTAACAGGAAACGTAGATGCAGGAATCATTTTCTACTCAGACTACTTAAAGTTTAAAAACAAACTGAGGCTTTTAAAAACCTTTCCCGATAACCTACACAGTTCAATAAAGTTCTACGCAGGAGTAGTAAGCTCCTCAAAAAAGGATGAACTCGCCAAAGAATTCGTTCAGTTTCTCCTATCTCAAGACGAAAGAGAGCTTAGAAAGTTTGGTTTCTTAAAAGTTAACGGGAGCAAATAG
- a CDS encoding O-methyltransferase — protein MEFKRWKNLGEILPQEVEEFIGSFGKKEEILIEIEEYAKREKVPILLPSSAQLLRLLVSTLKPKKVLEIGTGIGYSTLNIYFANRSSQVTTVDSNRKRLEVARSFFKRAEASIKVVESDGFDFIREELSEGRKYDFIFIDSTKGEYPFFNYKVQALIEPGGMVVFDNVLFRGYVAGRKYERRYERSVALLRLFLNQVKEYPNFRSYLIGVGDGLLVIENLVYNGGGGSEPGFLRD, from the coding sequence ATGGAATTTAAAAGGTGGAAAAACTTAGGGGAAATTCTACCCCAGGAAGTTGAAGAGTTCATAGGCTCCTTTGGAAAGAAGGAAGAGATACTAATAGAGATTGAAGAGTACGCAAAAAGGGAGAAGGTTCCAATTCTCCTTCCTTCAAGCGCTCAACTTCTAAGGCTGTTAGTTTCAACGCTAAAGCCTAAAAAAGTTCTTGAGATAGGAACGGGAATAGGATACAGCACGTTAAACATCTACTTCGCAAATAGGTCCTCTCAGGTAACAACCGTTGACTCCAACAGGAAAAGGCTTGAAGTAGCAAGAAGTTTCTTTAAAAGAGCCGAAGCATCCATAAAAGTTGTTGAGTCGGACGGCTTTGACTTCATAAGGGAAGAACTATCGGAAGGCAGAAAGTACGACTTTATCTTCATTGATAGCACAAAGGGAGAGTACCCCTTCTTCAACTACAAAGTCCAGGCCCTGATAGAGCCTGGAGGGATGGTAGTATTTGATAACGTCCTCTTCAGGGGATACGTTGCAGGAAGGAAATATGAAAGAAGGTACGAAAGGTCAGTAGCCCTCCTTAGGCTCTTCCTAAATCAAGTCAAAGAGTATCCAAACTTCAGAAGCTACCTAATCGGAGTGGGAGACGGCCTTTTAGTAATTGAAAATCTAGTGTATAATGGAGGCGGAGGTTCCGAGCCTGGCTTCCTAAGGGACTAA